The following proteins are co-located in the Calliphora vicina chromosome 2, idCalVici1.1, whole genome shotgun sequence genome:
- the LOC135951822 gene encoding zinc finger CCCH-type with G patch domain-containing protein: MEEYELQLLTVEQALLTTQDESTRQELQALKDSIIELIALTQVTEEENKNGDQINDDEMQRFMREINEIGKDEQRDDGSKLQDLKKKFEKMIGEKCSAPHKHTWGAVGYHNAIICGIEDDAYIDEDGNVDVKLRVLYTNPTHREMLPCNFYFEGNCRFDDANCHFSHGETVPAGELREYAVPDFSRLSRNCVVLAKQNDRMWHRGRVLCANFVEKLCRVRLDNREHKEREKDFNFEDLLPIFHDEDLSSGSSSDSDSDSDEYQTTSLDSNLCFNSLFTYQLTQPLGNWEKHTRGIGSKLMEKMGYVYGTGLGSDGRGIITPVTAQILPPGRSLDHCMELREAANGDKDLFSVEKKLQKDQKKQEQLNAKAYARESQKTPVDVFSFINDTILSTSKNTEAPKSKPSLQSHSSKSLNVESVRVADDIRRKEREIIEVEKSLKRNASGSKIHDHLKQKLQAKNVELNVLQREEKSLSREQATRKTKEKLCVF; encoded by the exons atggaAGAATATGAGCTGCAG TTGCTGACTGTAGAACAGGCGCTATTGACGACACAGGATGAAAGTACTCGACAAGAATTGCAAGCTTTAAAAGACAGTATTATAGAGCTAATAGCATTGACACAAGTTACAGAGGAAGAAAACAAGAATGGTGATCAAATAAACGACGATGAAATGCAGAGATTTATGAGGGAGATCAATGAAATCGGCAAAGATGAACAGCGTGATGATGGCTCAAAATTACAAGACTTGAAAAAGAAATTCGAAAAAATGATAGGAGAAAAGTGTTCCGCTCCCCACAAGCATACATGGGGAGCAGTAGGTTATCACAATGCCATTATATGTGGCATAGAAGATGATGCGTACATAGACGAGGATGGCAATGTTGATGTTAAATTGCGAGTTCTGTATACCAATCCAACCCATCGAGAAATGCTGCCTTGCAATTTCTACTTTGAAGGTAATTGCCGATTTGATGATGCCAATTGCCACTTCTCACATGGAGAAACGGTGCCAGCTGGCGAATTAAGAGAATATGCAGTTCCGGACTTTTCACGTCTGTCGAGAAATTGTGTTGTTTTGGCTAAACAAAATGATCGTATGTGGCATCGTGGGCGGGTGTTGTGTGCCAACTTTGTTGAAAAACTCTGCCGTGTTCGTTTGGATAATAGGGAGCACAAGGAACgagaaaaagattttaattttgaagacCTATTGCCAATATTTCATG ATGAAGATTTATCTAGCGGCTCATCAAGTGATTCTGACAGTGATTCCGATGAATATCAAACAACTTCTCTAGATTCTAACTTATGTTTTAACAGTTTGTTCACTTACCAACTGACACAACCATTAGGAAACTGGGAAAAACATACCAGG GGTATTGGCTCTAAACTAATGGAAAAAATGGGTTATGTATATGGAACCGGTTTAGGATCCGATGGCCGTGGCATAATAACTCCAGTAACAGCACAAATTCTACCACCTGGTCGTTCTTTGGATCACTGCATGGAACTACGAGAAGCTGCAAACGGAGATAAAGATCTTTTTAGTGTGGAGAAAAAACTTCAGAAAGATCAAAAGAAACAGGAACAATTGAATGCTAAAGCTTATGCAAGAGAGTCTCAAAAAACACCTGTTGATGTATTCTCTTTCATCAACGACACAATTTTATCCACCTCCAAAAATACTGAGGCACCCAAAAGTAAACCATCTTTACAAAGTCATTCCTCTAAATCACTCAATGTGGAAAGCGTGCGTGTGGCCGATGATATACGTCGTAAGGAACGTGAAATTATCGAAGTCGAAAAATCGTTAAAACGTAATGCTAGTGGCTCAAAGATTCACGAtcacttaaaacaaaagttgcAAGCTAAAAATgtagaattgaatgtgttgcaACGAGAAGAAAAGTCCTTGTCAAGGGAACAAGCTACGCGAAAGACAAAAGAAaagttgtgtgttttttaa
- the LOC135952190 gene encoding uncharacterized protein LOC135952190, translating into MGNSTSKSDGASGEGGEVPDGKAKGGKSSGHHQANGKSNALGSASSAAMLKVESTMSRSASGSDVTEKYFTQLVPIEKLSEILKEKSSAKCGVNGIASEIFVSQVFPHYTDLGQRLFKLMHTTSRATTAHLGTVAFRQQCERFLGIMDDAKALECYIKMYAQQDNPDFIDKAGVTRLLHICYTIAMQHSGNSIVCPSINRTFSSVTKSIFFSHDTLSLGFVCRWFEQNLIRLVLLVHKYCVHTLSTAYRGLEQDGQSCGIELQTPVLEQRNPFGDKSSSSSLNSSNGGSTDIVDASSSLMPLSQAWLLAGALPPLYSKPQKVTSPTANKASASQIFIEKLSMMPSHWTLLYDSNEHGLGANRFLHHVLGYRGPTLILIHTKDDQTYLIASPAEWKETHLYTGGEGSCVIQLWPKFSMLEKKSNILYLNTTIRGYPKGLRAGSDPRKPILSVDEHFENVDCKGIAAVLLSIEVWGCGDKTSREVQLDIKKWQIKEAERQRTVKLTAADWMDHPDRFLLELGGRQNYNN; encoded by the exons ATGGGAAATTCAACATCAAAATCGGATGGTGCTAGCGGTGAGGGTGGCGAAGTGCCCGATGGGAAAGCTAAAGGTGGTAAATCAAGTGGACATCATCAGGCGAACGGGAAATCAAATGCTTTAGGAAGTGCTTCTTCGGCAGCTATGCTCAAGGTCGAAAGTACTATGAGTCGTTCTGCATCGGGTTCGGATGTTACAGAGAAATACTTCACCCAATTAGTGCCTATAGAAAAACTATCTGAGATTCTTAAAGAGAAATCTTCAGCTAAATGTGGCGTTAATGGGATAGCGTCGGAGATTTTTGTG TCCCAAGTGTTTCCCCACTACACCGATTTGGGTCAACGCCTATTTAAATTAATGCACACAACATCTCGAGCCACTACCGCTCACTTGGGCACTGTAGCGTTTCGTCAACAATGTGAACGTTTCTTGGGCATAATGGATGATGCCAAGGCATTGGAATGTTACATTAAAATGTATGCCCAACAGGATAATCCAGACTTTATTGATAAGGCAGGTGTTACACGATTATTGCATATTTGTTACACAATTGCCATGCAACATTCGGGTAATTCGATAGTATGCCCATcg aTAAATCGCACATTCAGTTCCGTTACAAAATCGATTTTCTTCAGTCACGATACCCTTAGTCTTGGTTTTGTTTGTCGTTGGTTCGAACAAAATCTGATTCGTTTAGTATTACTGGTGCACAAATATTGTGTTCACACTCTATCAACCGCCTATCGTGGCCTGGAACAAGACGGACAATCATGCGGCATTGAATTACAAACACCAGTTTTGGAACAACGTAATCCATTTGGTGACAAATCATCATCTTCATCGTTAAACAGCTCTAATGGTGGTTCTACCGATATTGTTGATGCTTCGTCTTCATTAATGCCATTATCACAAGCCTGGTTGCTGGCCGGTGCCTTGCCTCCTCTGTATTCGAAACCACAAAAGGTTACTTCACCAACAGCTAATAAGGCTTCGGCCTCgcaaattttcattgaaaaattgtCCATGATGCCCTCACATTGGACATTGTTATATGATTCAAACGAACACGGTCTGGGTGCAAATCGTTTTTTGCATCACGTTCTCGGTTATCGAGGACCCACATTGATTCTTATACACACTAAAGATGATCAAACGTATTTGATTGCTTCGCCGGCCGAATGGAAAGAAACTCATTTGTATACCGGTGGCGAGGGCAGCTGTGTGATACAATTGTGGCCCAA ATTTTCCATGTTGGAGAAGAAGTCAAATATTTTGTACTTGAATACAACTATACGTGGTTATCCTAAAGGTTTACGTGCCGGTTCTGATCCTAGAAAACCGATATTATCCGTAGATGagcattttgaaaatgttgattGTAAAGGTATTGCAGCTGTTTTGCTTTCAATtgag gTATGGGGCTGTGGAGATAAGACATCACGTGAAGTGCAGTTGGATATTAAAAAGTGGCAAATAAAAGAAGCTGAACGACAACGTACAGTTAAATTAACAGCTGCTGATTGGATGGATCATCCAGATCGTTTCCTTTTGGAATTGGGTGGACGACAAAACTACAACAACTAA